The Anaerolineae bacterium DNA segment CCGCACCCACTGCCCCAATTTCGGATATATTCAGGATCGGCTGGGCCGGCAGTTTACCGATATTGACTTCGCCTCCTACCGCAAATTTTTCAAAGACATCGTCAGGTTCTTGACGGAGTTGGGGTATCAGGAAGATAGGACAGTCACCCAGCTCTTCGGGGAGCATCGGCTCCTGTTCCACGACCCGGTGTACGGCCGGCACATTGACGTCTTCTTCGACCAGTTGAAATTCTGCCACACCATCCCCCTGGTTGGCCGGCTGGAAGCCGACTCGCCTACCCTCCCCCTCGCAGAGCTGTTCCTGGAAAAGATGCAGATCGTCAAGATCAACGAAAAGGACATTATCGACACTATCATGCTATTGCGAGAGCACCCGGTCGGCCACAGCGATCAGGAAACCATCAACCTTGATGTGATTGGAAAACTCACCTCCAATGATTGGGGATGGTGGCGTACTCTGACACAGAATCTGGAACTGGTAGACCACTTTGTGGGACAGTACAATCAATTGACGGATGAGGACCGCCAGGTTGTGCGGGAACGCTTGCGGCAAATTCGGGAATATATTGACCAACAGCCGAAGTCCATGCGCTGGAAAATGCGCGCCGCCATCGGCGATAAAGTCAAATGGTATGAAGATGTGGAAGAGCTTTCCGGAAGGGGAACCCTCTCGTAAAGGTCCTGCCTTCTGACAATACACACCCTGGATGACAATGGAGGTTTTCAAACATGTCCACTGACATTGACAAATTCGTTGTGCCCTGGGTGCGGGCGGCCGCGCCGTACAGCGACCGGCATATGGAATTCGCCTGGTCGCACCCCGAAGTACTGCGCATGATGTCGAACGAGAACCCTATCCCGCCATCGCCGGCGGTGTTGGAGGCCATACAACGGGCGGCTCAACTGGGGAACCTGTACCCGGATTCCGGGCCGGCCCTGCGACAGCGGCTCGGCGAAATGGCCGGCTTTGGAAAGGAAAATGTGATCCTGGGCAACGGCTCCACGGACATCATTGATATCATCATCACCACATTCGCGGCGCCTGGCGATGAAGTACTTATCCCTGTGCCTACCTTCTCCATGTATGAGGCGCGGGCGAAGATCCGCGGCGCGGTGCCAGTGTTTGTCCCCCTGCGGTCCGATTTCTCGTGGGATGTGGAAGCCATCCTGGCGGCCATCACCCCCAAGACCAAACTGCTCTTCCTTTGTAGTCCCAACAACCCCACGGGGATACAGATTCCGCTGGACGATCTGAAACGCATCCTTTCTGCCGGCATCCCCACCGTAGTGGACGAAGCCTACTACGAGCTGGAAAACGAACCACGTACCCTGGCACACCTTATCCGCGAATATCCCAATCTGATTATTTCGCGCACCTTCTCCAAGGCATACGGCCTGGCCGGCCTGCGGGTCGGATACGCTATCGCCGATGCCAAAGTGGTAGACTACATGATGCGCGTCCGCATTCCCTGGAACGTCAGCCTGCTGGCGCTGGCCGCCGCGCAGGCCGCGCTGGACGATGAAGCAAGCTTTCTGGAAAAGCGGCGCACCATCATCGAGGGCCGGCAGTACCTGTGTGAGGAGATCAATAAGATCCCGGGCCTGCGCGCCTTCCCCTCCGAGGGAAACTTTGTCCTCATCGATGCCAGCTCGTTGGGAAAAACCTCTGAGCAAATCCGCGACGAGCTCATCGAGCGCAAGGTCTTTATCCGGCCTATGTCCCCCCATCACATGGGACAGGGCTTCGTGCGTGTCACAGTGGGCACACCGGAGCAGAACGAGTTCTTCCTCCAGGTACTTCGCGCCTACGTGGAGGAAGTCCGGAAAGGGAAATAAGGCCCGCCATCCGCCAGCGTGATGGAGAGACTCGCATGAGCAAGCAGTACATCATCGCCCATGATACAGGCACCGGGGGTGATAAGGCGGTACTCACTGACTTGCGCGGCCGCATCCTGCACTCGTATTACCTGCCTTACGGCCTGCACTATCCCAAGCCGCAGTGGGTGGAGCAGGACCCTGAGGAACTATGGCAGGCAGTCGCCATGACCACGCGCAAGGTGATGGAGGAGGCCGGCGTCTCGCCGGCCGACATTCTGGGCGTGGGCATCTCCGCCCAGATGTTCAACCTCCTGCCGGTAGATGCCGAGGTACGACCAGTGATGCCCATGATAAGCTGGCTGGACGTGCGCTCTGTGAAACAGGCAGACCGCATCGCCGCAATGGACGGCGGTCAAGGCATCCGCCGGCTGTTCGAGTACACTGGCAACATCCCCACCGCCAAGGACATCATCCCCAAAATCCTCTGGCTGAAGGAAGAATGCCCGGAGCTGTGGGAACGCACCGCCTGGCTCCTCGACTGTAAGGAGTACATCGTCTATCGGCTGACCGGGAAAATCGCCACGGATTGGCACGGCGCCTCGGTATACTTTCTGTTCGATCCCTACCGCAAGGAGTGGTCCAAGCCGGCCTGCGACCTGCTGGGTATTCCCATGGAAAAACTGCCGCCGGCCTATCCCTGCACTTCTGTGATCGGAGAGGTTACCCCGCAGGCCGCTCAGGCCACCGGACTGCTCCCCGGCACCCCTGTAGTGATCTGCGCCGGCGATGTGGCAGTCGCCCAGTCGGGCTCCGGTGCCAACCACGACGGAGAGGCCCATCTGTGTGTAGGCACAGCTACCTGGATCGGCCTATCCAGCAGTACCTTCGTGAATGACCCTGAAAAACCATTCTGGGCATTGAACCACATCGACCCGCAGAAATGGATCATCGCCGGCGAGAT contains these protein-coding regions:
- the hisC gene encoding histidinol-phosphate transaminase, with the protein product MSTDIDKFVVPWVRAAAPYSDRHMEFAWSHPEVLRMMSNENPIPPSPAVLEAIQRAAQLGNLYPDSGPALRQRLGEMAGFGKENVILGNGSTDIIDIIITTFAAPGDEVLIPVPTFSMYEARAKIRGAVPVFVPLRSDFSWDVEAILAAITPKTKLLFLCSPNNPTGIQIPLDDLKRILSAGIPTVVDEAYYELENEPRTLAHLIREYPNLIISRTFSKAYGLAGLRVGYAIADAKVVDYMMRVRIPWNVSLLALAAAQAALDDEASFLEKRRTIIEGRQYLCEEINKIPGLRAFPSEGNFVLIDASSLGKTSEQIRDELIERKVFIRPMSPHHMGQGFVRVTVGTPEQNEFFLQVLRAYVEEVRKGK
- a CDS encoding xylulokinase, with the protein product MSKQYIIAHDTGTGGDKAVLTDLRGRILHSYYLPYGLHYPKPQWVEQDPEELWQAVAMTTRKVMEEAGVSPADILGVGISAQMFNLLPVDAEVRPVMPMISWLDVRSVKQADRIAAMDGGQGIRRLFEYTGNIPTAKDIIPKILWLKEECPELWERTAWLLDCKEYIVYRLTGKIATDWHGASVYFLFDPYRKEWSKPACDLLGIPMEKLPPAYPCTSVIGEVTPQAAQATGLLPGTPVVICAGDVAVAQSGSGANHDGEAHLCVGTATWIGLSSSTFVNDPEKPFWALNHIDPQKWIIAGEMETGGGSLMWFRDNFCQAEAEEAARQGISTYELLSRMAEEVEPGADRLLFAPWLSGERAPVLDHYALGAFIGLSLSHTKAHMARAVMEGVGFHLRWICEALENLGLRVGAVHAIGGGSTSPTWTQIISDITGRQLKVLAHPQEAGAVGAALTVAVGLGVYPNIEAIDDLIEIDRIVEPRDEYQGRYDALYKEYRAVYEALKPINRRLHDIA